Within Microbacterium oryzae, the genomic segment GAACCTGCTGGCGATCGACCGTCGCGCGCACGAGCTCATCCGCCGCGCGGGCGCCGAGTCGTGCTACATCGACTACCACCCCTCGTTCGGCGCCAGCCCGTTCGGCAAGGTGATCTGCACCTCCATCAACGACGCGGTGCTCCACGGTCTCCCCCACGACTACGCGCTGCGCGACGGCGACCTCGTCACGCTCGACTTCGCCGTCTCCGTCGACGGCTGGGTGGCGGACTCCGCGGTCTCCTTCGTCGTCGGCACGCCGCGCGACGAGGACCTGAAGCTCATCGACACCACCGAGCGGGCCCTGGACGCGGCGATCGCCGCCGCCACCGTGGGCAACCGCATCGGCGACATCTCGGCCGCCATCGCCGCCGTCGCGCATGGCGAGGGCCTGTCGATCAACACCGACTTCGGCGGACACGGCGTGGGCCGCATCATGCACGGCGACCCGCACGTGCCGAACGACGGCCGCCCGGGCCGCGGCTTCCCGCTGAAGCCGGGCCTCGTCATCGCGATCGAGCCGTGGTTCCTGCAGACGACCGACGAGCTGGTGACCGATCCGGATGGCTGGACGCTGCGCAGCGTCGACGGCTCGCGTGGCGCGCACAGCGAGCACACGATCGCCATCACTGAGGACGGCCCCGTCGTCTTCACCGACCGGTCGCACCTGTCCTGAGGGCCGCTCCGATGACGACCCTCATCGCCTGCTCGCACGGGACCCGCTTCGAGGAGGGGCGCACGGTCATCCGCGCGCTCGTCGAGGAGGTGCGCGCGCTTCTTCCGAGCGTCCGCGTCGAGCAGGCGTTCGTCGACGTCGAGCAGCCCGAGGTCGCCGATGTCGTCGCGCGTGCGGCGGCAGACGGGCCGGCGGTCGTCGTCCCGCTGCTGCTGTCGACCGGGTTCCACACCGAGGTGGATGTCGCGCGGGCCGTGCGTCCGTTCGCTCACGTCGTGCAGGCACCGCCTCTCGGCCCGCACGATCTGCTCGCCGAGGTGCTCGCCGCGCGCCTGGCCGAGGCCGACGCGGGGTCTCGCGAGGGCGATCACGTCGTGCTCGCCGCCGCCGGATCGAGCAAGCCGGAGGCGGCGGTCGACGTCGAGGAGGTCGCCGTGCGGCTGCGGCGCCTGGTGTCCGTGCCGGTGTCGGTCGGGTACGCGGCCGGCGCCCACCCGCGCATCCCCGACGCCATCGCGGCCGCTCGCGCCGCGGGCGCGCAACGCGTGGTCGCCGCGAGCTACGTCCTCGCGCCGGGGTTCTTCGCCGATGTCGTCCGCGATGCGGGGGCGGATGTCGTCACCGCGCCGCTCGGCGCCGATCGGCGCGTCGCCGAGATCGTCGCGGAGCGCTATCGCGCGGGCGCCGCGCGGCTCGCGGGCGCCTGACGCGACCTCAGCTCTCGCCGCGCAGGTCCTCGGGCAGCAGGTCCGGACGCAGCCGCCGCGTGCGCTCGAAGCTCTGCTCGCGCCGCCACCTCTCGACGGCGCCGTGGTTGCCGCTGAGCAGCACGGGAGGCACCTCGTGCCCGCGCCAGGAGGCCGGCTTGGTGTAGATCGGGTACTCGAGCAGCCCGATCTCGTGGGACTCCTCGACGAGGCTCTCGGGGTTGCCGACGACGCCGGGCACGAGCCGCGCGACGGCCTCGATCATCGCCATGGCCGCGACCTCGCCGCCGTTGAGGACGTAATCCCCCAGGCTCATGAGTCGCACGCGGCCGCGCGCCGCGTAGTGGTCGACGACCCGCTGGTCGATGCCCTCGTAGCGGCCGCAGGCGAAGACGATCTGCCTCTCGTCGGCGAGCTCCCGCGCGACGCGCTGCGTGAACCGCTCACCCGCGGGGGACGGCACGATGAGCACGGCGTCCTCGCCGAGGACGGCGTCGAGCGTCTCACCCCACGGCTCGGGCTTCATCACCATGCCGGCGCCGCCGCCGTACGGCGTGTCGTCGACGGTGCGGTGCCGGTCGTGGGCGGCGTCGCGCAGATCGTGCACGCGCACGTCCAGGAGCCCGCGGTCGCGCGCCTTCCCGATGAGGGAGACGTCCAGCACGTCGAAGAACGCCGGGAAGATGGTGACGATGTCGACGCGCATCCCTCCAGTCTAGAAGAGGGATGGCCCGGCCTCAGTCGGCGGCGGAGGTCTCCGTGTCGGCAGGGTCGACCTCTGCGACGGGAGCGGCCTCATCCTCGGGCTCGTCGTCGAGCTCCTCGAAGAGTCCGGCCGGCGGGGTGACGATCACGCGCTCGGCGGCGATGTCGACCTCGGGGACGATGGCCGAGACGAACGGCACCATGATCTCCCGCTCCCCCGACTTCACGATGAGGAGGTCCTGAGCGGGCAGGTGGTCCACGCGCACGACGTGCCCGACGGAGACGCCGTCGCGCACGACATCGAGGCCCACGAGCTGGTGGTCGTACCAGGCGTCGGGTTCGGGCTGCTCGGCGGCGTCGTCCTGGTCGATCCACAGGATGGCGCGCACGAGGCTCTCGGCCTCGTCGCGGTCGTCGACGCCCTCGAAGAAGACCACGGGCGCCGCGTTCATCCAGCGGAACTCCCGCACGACGATGGACTGGCCGTGCCACTTCGACTGCTCGGGCACCTGCAGGGCGAACGACGCTCCCGGGACGAAGCGTCCGTCGGGGTCGTCGGTGTACAGCTCCAGCTTGAGGGCGCCCTTCAGGCCGTGGGCCTTGAGGATGCGCCCGACGCGCAGCTGGTTCTTGGCGGTGCGGTCGGCCATCAGTCGTCCGCCACGTCGACGCGCACGCGTCGACCGTCGGCGAGTGCGCCGATCACGGTGCGAAGAGCCTTCGCGGTACGGCCGCCGCGCCCGATCACGCGCCCCCGGTCATCCGCGTGGACGTGCACTTCCAGCACGTCTCCTCGCGGTGATGAGGAGGCGACGATCCTCACGTCGTCGGGGTGATCGACGATCCCCTTGACGACGTGCTCGAGCGCGGCGGCCAGCACGATTACTCTGCCGACTCGGCGTCGGCGTCGGCGGCGGGAGCCGCCTCCGCCTTCTTCTCGGCCTTGGGCCGGACGACCGACTTCTTGGAGGCGTCGGGCGCGTACGCGGCCTTCTCCTCGCGGGTCTTCAGGGTGCTCTTGGCGTCCTTGTCGCCGGTGTGCTTGCCCCAGTCGCCGGTGATCTTGAGGATGGCGGCCACCTGCTCGGTGGGCTGGGCGCCCACGGACAGCCAGTACTGCGCGCGCTCGGAGTCGACCTCGATGAACGAGGGCTCCTCGGTCGGGTGGTACTTGCCGATCTCCTCGATCACACGACCATCGCGCTTGGTGCGCGAGTCGGCGACGACGATGCGGTAGTAGGGCGCACGGATCTTGCCCAGGCGCTTGAGACGGATCTTGACAGCCACGATTCTCCTGTGTGGTGAAGAGGGATCGAACGTCGCCCTGCGCGTGGGGTGCACGCTGGCGGGAGCTCTGAGGGTGGACCGATGCTGGATAGAGGGTCGAGCAGGCGGTCCGACCCTCCATTCTGCCAGATGACACACCCATAAGCGAACCGTCCGCCGTGCGAGTCCCGTGTGGAAGGCTGTGCGAATGACGCTGCGCTTCGCCCAGTCCGCCCGCTCGTCCGTCGGAGTGGAGTGGGAGATCATGCTCGCCGACCGCGCGAGCGGCGAGCTCGTGGGCCGCGGCCCGGAGATCATCGACGCGCTGGCGGCGTCCACAGCGGATGAGCGCTTCACCGTCACCGGCGAGCTCCTCACGAACACCATCGAGATCACGAGCGGCGTCGGGGCGACGGCGGCGGAGGCGCTCGCGGACATCGCCGACGCCGTCGACGTCGTGCGCGCGCAGGCGGAGCCGCTCGGCGTCGCCCTGCTCTCTGCGGGCAGCCATCCGTTCGCGCAGTGGTACGACCAGTCCGTGACCGACAAGACGCGCTACCACTCCCTCATCGAGCGCACCCAGTGGTGGGGCCGCAACATGATGATCTGGGGTGTCCACGTGCACGTGGGCGTCGAGGACGTCGCCAAGGTCATGCCGATCGTCGGTGCGCTGACGACGTTCCTGCCGCACATCCAGGCGCTGTCGGCGTCCAGCCCGTTCTGGGCGGGCGAGCGCACCGGATACGCGTCGAACCGCGCGCTGGTCTTCCAGCAGCTGCCCACCGCCGGCCTCCCCTGGCCGCTGACGACGTGGGAGCAGTTCGAGGGCTACGTCGACGACATGACCCGTGCGCAGATCGTCGCCGACGAGACCGAGGTGCGCTGGGACATCCGCCCCGCCCCGCGCTGGGGGACGGTGGAGATCCGCGTCTGCGACGGGCTGTCGACGGCCGCGGAGCTCGCCGCGATCACCGCCCTCATCCAGACCCTCGTCGAGAGCTTCTCCCGCGAGCTCGATGCAGGGCGCACGCTCGCACCGCTGCCCGCCTGGTACGTGCGCGAGAACAAGTGGCGCGCGGCGCGCTACGGGCTCGACGCGGACGTCATCGTGGGCGCCGACGGCGCGCAGCGCCCGGTGCGCGAGCATCTGGCGGAGACGCTCGAGCGCCTGAGTCCCGTGGCAGACGACCTCGGATGCGCGTCGGAGTTCGCGGGAGCGGCCGGCATCCTCGCCACGGGGACGAGCGGCGAACGGCAGTCGGCGATCGCCGACGCATCGGGGGCGATCTGCGCGCGGTGGTGACACACCTGATCGCGGAGTTCGAAGCCGGGCGCGCGCTGCCGCCGCGCGCCTGATCTGCGGCCTTTCGAGGCGGCCGCATCGTGGATGGCATCAGCATTAGGGTAGCCTAAGCTCACTACTCGACGCCGAGGCGCTCGCGCCTCACGATGAAAGGCCATCCGTGCACACCACGCGCGCTCTCGCGTTCGTCGCGACCCTCTCCGCCGCCGCCGCCCTCACCGCGTGCTCCAGCTCCGCCGAGCCCGAGAAGGCCGCCGCAGGCGACGCTCCCGCCGGCGCGTTCCCCGTGACGATCGAGCACGCCCTCGGCAGCACCACGATCGAGAGCGCGCCGAAGCGCGTCGCCACCGTCGGCTGGGGCAACCACGACGTCGCACTCGCCCTCGGCATCGCCCCGGTCGGCGTCGACGACCAGACCTGGTCGATGGACGGCAGCGACGGCCTGGGGCTGTACGAGTGGTCGCTCGACGCGTACGAGGAGCTCGGCGCCGAGGAGCCCGTCGTCTTCGACACCTCCGACGGCGTGGACTTCGAGGCCATCGCCGACACCGCCCCCGACGTGATCCTCGGGGCGTACTCGGGCCTCACGAAGGAGGAGTACGCGACCCTCAGCGAGATCGCGCCGACCGTCGCGTACCCCGAGGTCCCCTGGTACACGCCGTGGCGCGACGCGATCCGCATCGACGCCGAGGCGCTGGGGATGGCCGATGAGGGCGAGGAGCTCGTCGACGACCTCGACGCGCAGATCGCCGACGCGACGGCCGACTCCTCCTTCGCGGGCAAGACCGCCGCGTTCTTCTACATGACGCCCTCCGACCTGTCGACGGTCTCCATCTACGCGGTGGACGACTCGCGCACCGCGCTCCTCGGCGACCTCGGCTTCGACATGCCGTCGGCCGCCACGGAGGCCAGCGAGAGCGGCGCGTTCTACGCCGACATCAGCGCGGAGAACGCCGACCAGCTCGACGACGTCGACGTGATCGTGGCCTACGGCGGGGACGACCTCCTGTCGGCGCTGCAGGCCGACGAGCTGTGGAGCACCGTGCCCGCGGTCCAGAACGGCGCGGTCGTCGCGATCGGCAACGGCGATGCGCTGAGCGGGGCCGTCACGCCCACCGCCCTGTCGATCCCGTGGGTGCTGGACGACTACGTCGCCCTCCTCGACGACGCAGCGGCGAAGGCGGAGTGACCAGCGCCGCGACCGCGCGCCGCGCGCCCGTCAGCGACACGGGCGCGCGGCGCAGCCGCGGGTTCCTCATCGCCGCGGGCGTGGCCGCTGTCGCGCTCGCGGCCGCCGTGTCGCTCGCGTTCGGCTCGCGGACGGTGACGCCGGCGGAGATCGCAGACGGCCTGTCGGCATGGCTGCACGGGGAGGTGGCGTCTCAGATCGGCGCCATCGCCGTGCAGCAGCGCATCCCGCGCACCGTGCTCGCGCTCGCCGCCGGGGCCGCCCTGGCCCTGTCCGGCGCCCTCATGCAGGCGGTCACCCGCAACCCGATCGCCGACCCCGGCATCCTCGGCGTGAACATGGGCGCGGCGCTCTTCGTCGTGTGCGGCATCGCCTTCCTCGGCATCTCCTCCCCCTTCCAGTACCTCGGGCTCGCGCTCGCCGGGGCCACCCTCGCCGCGCTGTTCGTGTACGTCGTGGGCTCGATCGGCGCGGGCGGCTCGACGCCCATCAAGCTCGCGCTCGCGGGCGCGGCGACGAGCGCCGCGCTGTCGTCGCTCGTGAGCGCCGTGCTGCTGCCGCGCGTGGCCGCGATGAACGAGTTCCGCTTCTGGCAGGTCGGCGGGGTCGGTGGCGCGGACTGGAGCACCATGGCCGTCGTCGCGCCGCTCCTCGCCGGTGCCGCCCTCGTCGCCTTCCTCTGCGCCCCCGGCCTCAACGCGCTCGCGCTCGGCGACGACGTCGCGGTGGGCCTCGGCGTTCGCGTGGGGCGCACCCGCGCGTTCGCGGCCACCGCGGGCGTCGTCCTCTGCGCTGCCGTCACCGCGGTCGCGGGGCCCATCGCCTTCGTCGGGCTCATGGTGCCGCACGTCGTCCGTCTCCTCTCGGGCCCGGATCAGCGCTGGCTCCTGCCGCTCTCCGCCCTCGGCGGCGCGGTGCTCCTCGCCGTGGCCGACACCATCGGGCGCGTGATCGGCACGCCCGGCGAGGTGGAGGCCGGCATCGTCACCGCGTTCGTCGGCGCGCCGGTCCTCGTCGTCATCGCCCGCCGCACCCGCATGAGGGCCCTGTGATGACCGCGCTCCTCGCTCCCGCTCCCCTCGCCCCCGTCGACGCGCTGCGCGCCGGACGTCGTCGTCGCACCCGCCGGCGCGCGCTCGCCATCGCCGTGCTCGCCGTGCTGCTGATCGCCCTGCTCGCGGCGATGCTCATGCTCGGCCGCACGATCTACCCGGTCTCCGACGTCGTCGCGGTGCTCGCGGGGCGGGATGTCCCGGGAGCGTCGTTCACGGTCGGCACGCTGCGCGTCCCGCGCGCCCTGACCGGCGCGCTGGCCGGCATCGCCTTCGGCGCGGCCGGCAGCACCTTCCAGACCATGCTCCGCAACCCGCTCGCGAGCCCCGATGTCATCGGCATCACCTCGGGTGCGAGCGCGGCCGCGGTCGTCGCCCTCGTCGTGCTGCACTGGTCGGGCGCCGCCACCACGCTCCTGGCGCTCCTCGTCGGCATCGCCACGGCCGCCGCGATCTACGCGGCCGCGCGGGGCGGCGAGTCCACCGGCGGACGCCTCATCCTCATCGGCATCGGCATCGGCGCGATGCTCGACGCCGTCGTGTCGTACGTCATCTCGCGCGCGGCCGAATGGGACGTCGCGGTCGCCATGCGCTGGCTGACCGGGAGCCTCAACGGCGCCCGGATGGCCGACCTCGCCCCGCTCGCCGTCGCCGTGGTCGTGCTCGTTCCCGTCGTGCTCCTGCTCTCCCGGGATCTGCGTGCGCTCGAGCTCGGCGACGCCTCGGCGACCGCGCTCGGCGTGCGCGTCGACCGGTCACGGGTTCTGCTCATCGTCGCGGCCGTGGCGCTGGCCTGCTTCGCCACCGCCACCACCGGCCCGATCGCGTTCGTCGCCTTCCTCGCGGGGCCGATCGCCTCCCGCCTGGTCGGCCCCGGCGCCTCGCTGGTGGTCCCCGCCGCCCTCACCGGCGCCTGCCTCGTTCTCGCGGCCGATCTCATCGGGCAGTTCGCCTTCGACACGGCGTTCCCCGTCGGCGTCATCACCGGCATCCTCGGAGCGCCGTACCTGCTCTTCCTCCTCATCCGCACGAGCCGTCAGGGAGGCTCCTCATGACCGTGTCGCACACCCTCGAGACGAGCGGACTGGTCGCCGGCTACGGCGCGACGACGATCGTCGACGGCGTCGACCTCGTCGTCCCGACCGGCCGCATCAGCGTGATCGTGGGCGCCAACGCCTGCGGCAAGTCGACGCTGCTGAAGACGATCTCGCGTCTGCTGGCGCCGCGCTCCGGCGCGGTGCTCCTCGACGGCCGCCGGATCGACGAGCTCCCCACGCGCGAGCTGGCCCGCACCCTCGGCCTGCTGCCGCAGCAGCCGATCGCCCCGGAGGGGATCGCCGTCGCCGATCTCGTCGGGCGGGGACGCCATCCGCATCAGAAGCTCTTCCGCTCGTGGTCGACGGAGGACGAGATCGCCGTCGCGGAGGCCCTCGAGGTGACCGGCGTCGCCGACCTCGCCGACCGGTC encodes:
- the map gene encoding type I methionyl aminopeptidase; amino-acid sequence: MIELRTPAEIEQMRPAGRFVAETLATLKDETRVGTNLLAIDRRAHELIRRAGAESCYIDYHPSFGASPFGKVICTSINDAVLHGLPHDYALRDGDLVTLDFAVSVDGWVADSAVSFVVGTPRDEDLKLIDTTERALDAAIAAATVGNRIGDISAAIAAVAHGEGLSINTDFGGHGVGRIMHGDPHVPNDGRPGRGFPLKPGLVIAIEPWFLQTTDELVTDPDGWTLRSVDGSRGAHSEHTIAITEDGPVVFTDRSHLS
- a CDS encoding sirohydrochlorin chelatase, whose product is MTTLIACSHGTRFEEGRTVIRALVEEVRALLPSVRVEQAFVDVEQPEVADVVARAAADGPAVVVPLLLSTGFHTEVDVARAVRPFAHVVQAPPLGPHDLLAEVLAARLAEADAGSREGDHVVLAAAGSSKPEAAVDVEEVAVRLRRLVSVPVSVGYAAGAHPRIPDAIAAARAAGAQRVVAASYVLAPGFFADVVRDAGADVVTAPLGADRRVAEIVAERYRAGAARLAGA
- the trmD gene encoding tRNA (guanosine(37)-N1)-methyltransferase TrmD; translated protein: MRVDIVTIFPAFFDVLDVSLIGKARDRGLLDVRVHDLRDAAHDRHRTVDDTPYGGGAGMVMKPEPWGETLDAVLGEDAVLIVPSPAGERFTQRVARELADERQIVFACGRYEGIDQRVVDHYAARGRVRLMSLGDYVLNGGEVAAMAMIEAVARLVPGVVGNPESLVEESHEIGLLEYPIYTKPASWRGHEVPPVLLSGNHGAVERWRREQSFERTRRLRPDLLPEDLRGES
- the rimM gene encoding ribosome maturation factor RimM (Essential for efficient processing of 16S rRNA), translated to MADRTAKNQLRVGRILKAHGLKGALKLELYTDDPDGRFVPGASFALQVPEQSKWHGQSIVVREFRWMNAAPVVFFEGVDDRDEAESLVRAILWIDQDDAAEQPEPDAWYDHQLVGLDVVRDGVSVGHVVRVDHLPAQDLLIVKSGEREIMVPFVSAIVPEVDIAAERVIVTPPAGLFEELDDEPEDEAAPVAEVDPADTETSAAD
- a CDS encoding RNA-binding protein, whose product is MLAAALEHVVKGIVDHPDDVRIVASSSPRGDVLEVHVHADDRGRVIGRGGRTAKALRTVIGALADGRRVRVDVADD
- the rpsP gene encoding 30S ribosomal protein S16; its protein translation is MAVKIRLKRLGKIRAPYYRIVVADSRTKRDGRVIEEIGKYHPTEEPSFIEVDSERAQYWLSVGAQPTEQVAAILKITGDWGKHTGDKDAKSTLKTREEKAAYAPDASKKSVVRPKAEKKAEAAPAADADAESAE
- a CDS encoding iron-siderophore ABC transporter substrate-binding protein; translation: MHTTRALAFVATLSAAAALTACSSSAEPEKAAAGDAPAGAFPVTIEHALGSTTIESAPKRVATVGWGNHDVALALGIAPVGVDDQTWSMDGSDGLGLYEWSLDAYEELGAEEPVVFDTSDGVDFEAIADTAPDVILGAYSGLTKEEYATLSEIAPTVAYPEVPWYTPWRDAIRIDAEALGMADEGEELVDDLDAQIADATADSSFAGKTAAFFYMTPSDLSTVSIYAVDDSRTALLGDLGFDMPSAATEASESGAFYADISAENADQLDDVDVIVAYGGDDLLSALQADELWSTVPAVQNGAVVAIGNGDALSGAVTPTALSIPWVLDDYVALLDDAAAKAE
- a CDS encoding FecCD family ABC transporter permease, whose protein sequence is MTSAATARRAPVSDTGARRSRGFLIAAGVAAVALAAAVSLAFGSRTVTPAEIADGLSAWLHGEVASQIGAIAVQQRIPRTVLALAAGAALALSGALMQAVTRNPIADPGILGVNMGAALFVVCGIAFLGISSPFQYLGLALAGATLAALFVYVVGSIGAGGSTPIKLALAGAATSAALSSLVSAVLLPRVAAMNEFRFWQVGGVGGADWSTMAVVAPLLAGAALVAFLCAPGLNALALGDDVAVGLGVRVGRTRAFAATAGVVLCAAVTAVAGPIAFVGLMVPHVVRLLSGPDQRWLLPLSALGGAVLLAVADTIGRVIGTPGEVEAGIVTAFVGAPVLVVIARRTRMRAL
- a CDS encoding FecCD family ABC transporter permease, giving the protein MTALLAPAPLAPVDALRAGRRRRTRRRALAIAVLAVLLIALLAAMLMLGRTIYPVSDVVAVLAGRDVPGASFTVGTLRVPRALTGALAGIAFGAAGSTFQTMLRNPLASPDVIGITSGASAAAVVALVVLHWSGAATTLLALLVGIATAAAIYAAARGGESTGGRLILIGIGIGAMLDAVVSYVISRAAEWDVAVAMRWLTGSLNGARMADLAPLAVAVVVLVPVVLLLSRDLRALELGDASATALGVRVDRSRVLLIVAAVALACFATATTGPIAFVAFLAGPIASRLVGPGASLVVPAALTGACLVLAADLIGQFAFDTAFPVGVITGILGAPYLLFLLIRTSRQGGSS
- a CDS encoding ABC transporter ATP-binding protein gives rise to the protein MTVSHTLETSGLVAGYGATTIVDGVDLVVPTGRISVIVGANACGKSTLLKTISRLLAPRSGAVLLDGRRIDELPTRELARTLGLLPQQPIAPEGIAVADLVGRGRHPHQKLFRSWSTEDEIAVAEALEVTGVADLADRSVDELSGGQRQRVWIAMALAQETDVLLLDEPTTFLDVTHQIEVLDLLTDLNRRRGTTIVMVLHDINLAARYADHLFALRAGRLVADGAPSDVVTRELIAEVFDLDAMVIPDPVSGTPLVLPRGRHHVLSSPVRTVPAGA